CGGCTCACGGCGATCGCTACCGCCCACCACCTGGACGACAATATCGAGACGATGTTGATGAACCTGTTCAAGGGTACCGGCGCCAGCGGCCTCCGCGGGATGCTCCCGTTCCAGGAACAGATCGTCCGCCCCCTCCTTTTTGCCACACGAGAGGAGCTCGAAACGTATGCCGCCGCTGAAGGCCTCCAACACGTGGAAGACAGCAGCAACGCTTCCGATAAGTATACCCGTAATTTTTTCCGTCATAAAGTCATCCCCCTCATCGAAGAACGATACCCCGACGTCCGGCAGAACCTGGCCGCCAACCTTACCCGGTTCCGCGACCTGGAGGACCTCTATCGCCAGGCGGTCACCCGTCACGTCGAAGACCTCCTCGAACCGCATGGACGGGGGGAGTGGCGCATCGCCGTTGCCAAACTGGAAAAGGCCCGCCCGTTGGAGACCCTTCTTTTCGAGCTGCTCAAACCCTTTGGCTTTTCCCCTGCCCAGGCCGGAGAGGCGCTGGCGCTCCTGCACACCACCTCCGGACACTTCGTGGCCTCGGCCACGCACCGCGTCATCCGCGACCGGCGGTTCCTCATCATCTGCGCCCCCGCCGGTCAGGGCGTTTCGCAAGTGGCGATAGAGGAAGGGCAGACGCAGGTGGCGTTCACGGAGGGCGTGATCACCATCGCCATGGAGGCCGCACCCGCTGCGGCTGCCGCGCCGCCCGCTGCCGCCGCGTCGCTCGCCGCCGCGGGCCCGCCCGCCGCGGGCCCTCCCGCCGGGCGTGCCCACGCCCCACGCGCAAGCGAGCCCCTGGCCCTCCTCGACGCCGCCCGCGTCACCTTCCCCCTGCTGCTCCGGCGGTGGAAGGCAGGCGACTACTTTTACCCCCTGGGTATGGCCAAAAAAAAGAAGCTCGCGCGTTTCTTTATCGACAACAAGCTGTCATTGGCGGACAAAGAGAAAGTCTGGGTCCTCGAATCCGGCGGCCGGATCCTGTGGGTGGTCGGCCACCGCATCGATGACCGGTTCAAGGTAACGGCGGGCACCACCCACGCCCTGCGGCTGGAATGGACGCAACCCTAAAATGGTATGGGCAAAGCCCTAAATCGGCGGGTGCATCAACTGATTCAGGAAGAAGGGAACAACACCCCTTACGAGGATGATGACAAAAACCCACCCGTAGAGCCCTCCCCAAAGGTGGGCGTCGTGGTTTAT
This sequence is a window from Dinghuibacter silviterrae. Protein-coding genes within it:
- the tilS gene encoding tRNA lysidine(34) synthetase TilS, yielding MEAPLLTRFTAFLHKEHLLRPGDSWLLAVSGGLDSVVLAHLCVLAGIEGPLVHCNFQLRGAESDRDEAFVRALAERYGRAFQVARFDTAAYAASHKVSIQVAARELRYTWFRQLLGAAPAASGAGIAAAPTTAAPSTAAPSTAAPPAAAAPAPRLTAIATAHHLDDNIETMLMNLFKGTGASGLRGMLPFQEQIVRPLLFATREELETYAAAEGLQHVEDSSNASDKYTRNFFRHKVIPLIEERYPDVRQNLAANLTRFRDLEDLYRQAVTRHVEDLLEPHGRGEWRIAVAKLEKARPLETLLFELLKPFGFSPAQAGEALALLHTTSGHFVASATHRVIRDRRFLIICAPAGQGVSQVAIEEGQTQVAFTEGVITIAMEAAPAAAAAPPAAAASLAAAGPPAAGPPAGRAHAPRASEPLALLDAARVTFPLLLRRWKAGDYFYPLGMAKKKKLARFFIDNKLSLADKEKVWVLESGGRILWVVGHRIDDRFKVTAGTTHALRLEWTQP